The window CCCAGATCCCTCCGGGGCCATGTGCGGCTGGGCTTCGGGCTCCTGCGGGATCCGAACACGCTCCGGGCCGCAGCAAACCCCTCCCGGAGAGCCCGGCCGTGGCTTTGGGGCGAGCTCCCCCTCCCCGCTCACCTGCGGGTCCCGGGGGGGGCGATGCTGCCGGAGCCGGGGGAGCTGCGGCCggagcgggcgggcgggggaaccgcgtgctgctgctgctgctgctcctcttcctccgctcctcctcttcctctgctttccctccGCATCCggctcctcctcttccttttctcgctcttttcctgctgcttttctctttccctttgctgctgctccgcctctgtccctcctcttcctcccgcCCTGGGAGGTTCCAAagcggcgcggccccgcgcggCCCCGGGAGCGATCCCGGGAGCAGCGGGAAGGAACTGGGAGCGCTTTCCCTCCCAGTATCGCTCTTACTGGGAGCGCTGGGAGGGAACTGGTAGCGAACAGCGCACGGACTCGGCTGCCGCCGGCGCTGGGCGGGGCCAAGCCCTGGGGCGTGGTTATGCAAATACGGGAGGGATCTCGGGCTGTGATTGGTGGGCGGGCGCAGCGCGGGGTTTCCCCGGCGACGTGAGGGGCGGAGAGGGGCGGAGCGATCGCGGCGGCGTCCggtgagaggggacagggagcgggactggggacagggactggggtcagggaatggggacagggaatgggaacagggaatggggacagggaggcGGCCTGGGGACATGCAATGGGGACAGTGAgccggggtggggacaggaTGTAGGGACAGACCAGACATTGGTACAGGGATCGACCACTGGGTGCTGAACTCGGGACAGGGACCTGGAATGTGGATTAATGGTACAGgaaatggggacagggaatgggaatggcacctggaatggggacagggaatggggccAGGGGCCAGGAGTGGGAATCTGCAATGAGATTGGGGACAGGAACCCGGAATGGGGATAGGGAATGTCTCCAAAAGGGTTTCGTCACCCGTGATTTTGGTTGTTTAATCTCCTTGGCTCTgtaaaagccccgagtcgtgttggtataaaaaagcgGAGTCTTCAAGGTTCTGATCTCAGGTTTCTCGAGAcatttattatttgatatctcagaattttctcctctcccagccgAGGTGCTGACAGTGGCTGGGACAAGAGGCGACTGCCCCCGATGGGACGTCCCCTGACATTTGCACAGATAACGACGTcttggttatttactattttccACCAATGCCCAGTGCTCACACTAAAATGGCCATTTCTGGTTTGACCCAATCaactctaactactttgtgccatcaccaccccaaaagacggaggacgaggaagaaggacACGAGGTAACCCCCAAATTCCGCCATTTTCCCCCCATTTGCCTCTATACTgtgaaccctaaaactactgaattttgcatCTTCTGCTGAGCTAAACGTGTGTTTTCTCATCccggtggtttgcaattcctttcTGTGTGTCAGAAGCCTCTCCCACGGACTGAAATCAAACCCAgggttttcctgggctctgtgccaaggtctccaaggcctctggaccagctccacacgcccctgtgcagggctcaaattcccttcctcgggtcccaggccatccaatGAGATGTCCTGGACTCCATCAGGGACAGGACTGGGAATGGAACCTGGAATCCAGGAAAGGCCCCGGAATGTGGACAGGGACTTATAATCCAGACAGGGACCTGGAATGTGAATGGAAATTATGCCTTGGGAAGGTTGAaatgaaacagagactggacagcactggagaataaagtaggtatttattgaaaggcctccagaATCCACTTTGGGGACAGACAGGAGCCTGACCAAGGCTGCAGCCAGGGTGGACTGAGAATGGTCACCCCGAatcccccacagcccctggaagATCTGCCGATGTCCCCATTAATGTCTTAGTTCAAACTTCGTATTTTATGGCCGTGTGATAGTTGTGAAAgtagaaagagaaatgaaacaaaacctcagCTGTCCATGGGGAGccaggaggaggtggagtcCCCAGCCAGGTGTCTTCCCAACAGGGATCACCGGCACCAGGGATCaccggggctctgcccaccgGGGCTCACTGGGGATCACCCAGCACGGATCCTCCCatgggggatggagctggagcagtgcacgaagctcttcccacactcggGGCACTCCAGGGCTTCCCTCAGTGCTGCCTCCGTTGGTGTTTGGTCAAGTTAGAGCTCTGTGAGAACCTTTTCCCACACTGGGAgcactcgtagggcctctccccggtGTGGATGCACTGGTGGCTGACGAGGTGCGAGTTCCGCTTGAAGCCCTTGTTGCACTCGGAGCAGCGGAAGGGCTTCTCATCCGTGTGAATCCGCTGGTGCCTGAGGATATTTGAGCTGGTCAGAAACCTCTTCCTGCATTGGtcacactcgtagggcctctctCCTGTGTGCCTCCTCTGGTGCTCAGACAGCGCACCGGTCtggctgaagctcttcccacactggggacactcgtagggcctctccccggtGTGGATGCGCCGG is drawn from Sylvia atricapilla isolate bSylAtr1 unplaced genomic scaffold, bSylAtr1.pri scaffold_141_arrow_ctg1, whole genome shotgun sequence and contains these coding sequences:
- the LOC136374809 gene encoding LOW QUALITY PROTEIN: zinc finger protein 3-like (The sequence of the model RefSeq protein was modified relative to this genomic sequence to represent the inferred CDS: inserted 1 base in 1 codon); the protein is HSHLLRHQRIHTDEKAFRCPDCKKGFKQKSSLITHWRIQTGERPYECDQCRKRFLTSSVPLRHQQTHMHERPFRCPDCGMGYKRNSTLINHRRIHTGERPYECPQCGKSFSQTGALSEHQRRHTGERPYECDQCRKRFLTSSNILRHQRIHTDEKPFRCSECNKGFKRNSHLVSHQCIHTGERPYECSQCGKRFSQSSNLTKHXTEAALREALECPECGKSFVHCSSSIPHGRIRAG